AGCCATTCATGCATGGTTTGAACGTGTGTTAAACACGCCGTGGCAAGCCGTTACCCGTATTATTCCCGATGAACAAAGCTTAATTGCCGAAGCCTTAATTGCCTTAGCTGATATTGAAGGTTGTAGTTTGATTGTGACTACAGGCGGCACGGGCCCAGCATTACGCGATGTTACACCCGAAGCCACCGAAGCCGTTTGTACTAAAATATTGCCCGGTTTTGGTGAACTGATGCGCACCGCCTCTTTAAAATTCGTACCCACCGCCATTCTCTCACGGCAAACCGCAGGCATTCGGGGGCAAAGCTTGATTGTCAATCTACCGGGCAAACCCTCGGCAATTGATGATTGTTTAAACGCCGTATTTCCGGCGATTCCTTATTGCATTGATTTAATTGACGGTGCTTATTTCGATTCCGACCCCGCGCAATGTAAGACCTTTCGCCCTGCACATGCCAAACCGCGTAATTAAATTAAACTTCGAGCTAAGCCTAGCAGTTGGGCTTAGCGCGCTGCTGTTAGCATGTAATGAAGGGGGGCAAAGTCAAAGCAGCACAATACCTACGCCACCTAAACCAGCAACTGAACCCAGCCTGCCGCTAATACCCATTCCCACGGTTATTACCCAACCTGAAGTTTTTTATGTGCTTGTGAGTATGCCTATTGAAGCTGATGTGAAGCGGTGTTATGGCAGTCCCACCTTTTTGCAATTTGTGGAAGGGGTGAATGGCAAAAAATTAAAATCTTTTAAACAGGGTGATAAGGTCTATTTTCCAACCTTGCTGCATGCCTTTCAGCAAGCCAAATTAGACCCAGACTATTTACCAGCCATACAAGCCCTCAGCGAAGCGCACACACAGTTTTATCAACAGCTTCCCGCTTATTTACAAGCGCGCTCGCGTAGTCATCAAGCCCGCACCATCACCTTACCGCCTGCGGTGCAGCAAGGCTTGCAAACCAGTCAACGGCTTGTGCAACAAAGCTTACAACGGCTTAAACAACCTAAAGCAACGCATCATGTACCGAAAAAAGCTTTACAACAATTGGAATCGTTGCATAGCGAATTAGACAGTTTAAGCGCAGGCAAAGTAGACGGCTATGGCTATGATTATGACATGGTGCAACAGCATTTCGGCTATGCTTTTAGCTACTTGCTGCAATGGACTAAACAAGGTTATCGGTAAACTCGCTTAACTAATAAGTAGTGTTTCAAGCAAAAACATCTCTATAATTCTAAGTATTTGTTAATCCTGTAGGATCAGTTTATGCGTTTAGCCACTGTATTAGTTAATGTTGGTTTGTGTGTTAGTTTGGTTGCTTGTGCGACGACTCCCGACTCGAAAGCAACCGACACGCCCGCCCCTAACAAGGCTGTCATTCGCGCGCCTAAAGCCGTTCCGCAAGCTAAAAAAACAACACCACTTAAACCACCAGCTAAACCTGCCGCTAAAGTTGTTGCCAAGCAGTCGTCATTGAATCTAGCTGCGATGCAAGGTTCTTGGGGCTTATTTCCCAACGCTTTACCGTTTGTCGTCATTGACGGGCAAAATTTTCGCTGGGCAAAAGAACAAATACGTTATCCCCTGAACATTCAAAATAATGCGTTAGTCGGGCGAGTACCTTCCATGAAAGGGGACTGGTCGGATAGCTGTTTAGCCAACGTTACCATGCGGGGAGAACAGCTTGTGATTGCAGCATCTGAGTGTAAAAAGGGCAATATACAGAAAAATGCCACCGTAGCATTATTTAAAGTAGCTGCTCATACCTATACGGATTTTAGTGGCAAAAATTGTAAGCAATTACAAGCCGGGCTGGATGCTATTTATCAGCAAGCTCGTCAAGCGAAAGCCCAAGTCAAAAAGTTAGAAAAAGCGGGTAATAAACTAGATGAAGCTTTAGTTAAACAAGATGCTGAACGTATTACTAATAGCATGAGTATTTTAGATGCGGGTGAGAAGCAAAAATGTGATTTAAAAGTCCGCCCCTAGATTTTAATGTGATAACTAGCATTTTATTTAAAAAAGGATAACCTATGCGTTTATTACATAATGTGTTCGTAATTGGATTAAGTTTGGGATTATATGCCTGTAGTACACAACCCGAATCCCCTTCAACAGCCGCTACCCCTGCGACTAAGCCTTCAGTGGTTAATAAACCGCAAGTCGTTGTGCAAACACCGCAACCCAAGCTAAGACCTAAGAAAGCTGTTGTAAAATCTAAAGCTGTTAGCAAACCTAATGCAGCGGTAGACACTTTAGCCACAGCGGATGTACAAGCTATGCAAGGCACATGGAGCATGATGGGTTTTCCGATTTTTACTATTCAAGGCACAGATTTAATCTTAGTGGAAAATAAAGTTGTTTCTAAATTACAGCCGGTGGGTAATACCTTACAGGGTAAAATGCAAGACCCAAGGGGAAATGTTTGTGATGCCGTATTAAAACTCAAACAAGCGGATGCGCTGGAAATCAATCGCACTCATTGTTTAGATAAAAATCATAAGCCCACTAGCGCGGAAACGGCGGTATTTTATCGTAAAAGTACGCCTAAGACAGGTGACAGTAGCTGTAGCGACCTTAAGCAAAAACGTACAGCGTTACAAAATGCGATGCAAAAGGCGGCGTTAGGTTCAGATGAACGTCTGAATTTAGCGTCTGAGTATTTGCAAGTGGAGCAGGTTTATAAAGATAAATTGTGTGCCGTTATGGATGCACGTCCTTAATAAACCGTTCATTAAAGCAAAAGAGGCGAGTGTTATTACCCGCCTCTTTTTTGAGTTTATTGCGCTTTTGTTAACGATTGCCATCCTAAAAATTGTTGTTCACGGGGAATAATTTCACCTTGCGCAGCTTGTTTTAGACAGGTTAAATGTGCTGCGAATTTGGGTATTAAATGGTTTGGATGCTGGCTTAGAATAATTTCAGCCCATACCCAAAATTCTTTTAAATCCGGTGCGGGTACTAAACTTAAATAAAACACC
This DNA window, taken from Candidatus Thiocaldithrix dubininis, encodes the following:
- the mog gene encoding molybdopterin adenylyltransferase, whose amino-acid sequence is MSEISARIGILTISDRASRGEYEDKGGPAIHAWFERVLNTPWQAVTRIIPDEQSLIAEALIALADIEGCSLIVTTGGTGPALRDVTPEATEAVCTKILPGFGELMRTASLKFVPTAILSRQTAGIRGQSLIVNLPGKPSAIDDCLNAVFPAIPYCIDLIDGAYFDSDPAQCKTFRPAHAKPRN